The proteins below come from a single Antennarius striatus isolate MH-2024 chromosome 18, ASM4005453v1, whole genome shotgun sequence genomic window:
- the zgc:113531 gene encoding von Willebrand factor C domain-containing protein 2-like, translating to MVFFDRISLERTVRATVLALLLCAQASLGFSVAGQLEITCEANGSIYFVGEWYFLDSDHCTQCECTAEGSACSRTECTSLPAACIHVSHYPTDCCPRCEKIGCEYRGVVYELGQNFQPSECEQCTCDNDGIARCLVADCAPPPCVNPVYQPGKCCPECQDGPNCYVNASRSQVIPAGGSIWINSCTKCRCHDGQDAGYWEGNRLATCSSLKNCSPEQLSTQKN from the exons atggtttTCTTTGATCGCATTTCTTTGGAGCGCACAGTGCGCGCCACAGTTTTGGCGCTACTACTTTGCGCACAGGCCAGTTTGGGCTTCTCGGTCGCCGGACAGCTAGAAATCACTTGTGAGGCAAACGGCAGCATATACTTCGTTGGGGAATGGTATTTTCTGGACTCTGATCACTGCACCCAGTGTGAGTGCACTGCCGAGGGCTCTGCGTGTTCCCGCACGGAGTGCACCTCCCTGCCGGCTGCATGCATCCATGTCAGCCACTACCCCACCGACTGCTGCCCCAGGTGCGAGAAGATCGGATGTGAGTACCGAGGAGTGGTGTACGAACTGGGGCAGAACTTCCAG CCATCAGAATGTGAGCAGTGCACTTGTGACAACGATGGCATTGCCCGCTGTCTAGTTGCAGACTGCGCACCCCCTCCATGTGTCAACCCAGTCTACCAGCCTGGGAAATGCTGCCCTGAATGTCAGGATG GTCCAAATTGCTATGTCAATGCATCACGCAGCCAGGTGATTCCTGCCGGGGGGTCCATCTGGATCAACTCGTGCACAAAGTGTCGTTGTCACGATGGCCAGGATGCTGGATACTGGGAGGGAAACCGCCTGGCTACCTGTTCCAGTCTCAAAAACTGTTCTCCTGAGCAATTGTCTACTCAGAAAAATTGA